GTAGAGCAGGAGCCAACAGAAAGCGAGGAATAAGAGAATGGACGAAAAAGCAATACACCTGACAGATGGAACAGTCCTTGATGTTAAGGTAAACTTCGCCACTTTATATTACATGAATAAGATGAAATTACAAAATTTCATTGAAAAAGAGGACATGACAGATGATGAAAACATGGAAGTTGCAGCCAGACTCATCTATGTCATCCTGCGCTCAAACGGCAGAAATGTGACAATGGATGAGGCAATGATCCTCACACCAATGGATATTGACGACATAAAAGAGGTTTTTGATGAATTTGGCGAGAAGGTCAAAACTCTTAAAAAAAAACAGCAAGCCAAACAGGATATGAAGAAGATGATGAAATAGACATTGATTGGGCTTCTTATATGGTTGCTGCTAGAAAAATGGGGATGAGTGAAGAAGAATTTTGGAGCTCATGCCCTGTTTTTTTTAATGAATGTTTAGAAAAATATATGGAAATTGAAAAGAGGGGAGGTATCCGGATTGGCTGACGATGGAATGAAAAGGGTTGGTCTTGTTTTTAAAACAGATGGAACCGTTGACTTTAAAAAGTCTTTATCGGATGTCAACAACTCAATCAATGAGAATAGGACAGCATTTAAATTAGCGCAATCTGAATGGGATAAAAATACGTCTGCGCTAAAAAAGATGCAGGATAGACAAGAGTATCTGACGAACCAGACGGATTCATATTCAGAAAAAGTTAGACAATTAAATGAAATCCTTGCAGCGCAGGAAAGCGCAGAGAATAAAGATGAGGCTGCTATTTCAAAAACAAAACAGGCATTAAACAGTGCGCAGGCGTCGTTAAATTACTATCAAAAAGGCTTGGAGGAAGTTACCAAACAGATTAATAGTGGTGCAGCACAACTAGAGGAGTACTCCAAAAAGCTTGATAAGGTAAGTGAGGTTTCAAAAAAAGTAGGCGGAACACTTTCCAAAACACTTACAGCAGGAATTACTGCAACCGCTGCGGCTGCAGGTGCAGCATGGGTTGAACTCGATAATGCTTATGATGGAATCGCTGCAGGAACTGGAGCAGTTGGTGACGCTCTAAATGATCTGCAAGACAGTTTTGATAATGTTTATGGTAACTTTCCCGAAAGCGCTGCCAATGTATCGACTTCAATTGCGGATATCAATACCAGATTTGGATTCACAGGACAGACACTTGAAGATTGCTCTAAGAAGTTCCTTGAGTTCTCACAAGTAAACAACACGGATGTATCGTCTGCAATTCAAAATGTGTCAAGATACATGGGCGATGCAGGAATAAAGTCATCTGAATACTCGTCAGTTCTTGATTCCTTAACGGCAGCATCACAGGGAAGTGGAATTGCAATTGACAATTTAACAGAGTTGTTGACAAAGTACGGAGCACCAATGCGAGCATTGGGATTTGAAACTCAAGAGAGCATTGCAATGTTTTCACAATGGGAAAAGGCTGGTGTTAATACCGAGATTGCTTTTTCCGGTATGAAAAAGGCTATCTCGAACTGGTCTGCTGCTGGGAAAGATGCGAAAGTCGAATTTAAAAATACTTTGGATGAGATTGCAAAATGTCCTGATATCGCATCAGCGACAACTTTAGCAATTGAAACTTTTGGTGCAAAGGCGGGACCTGACCTAGCGGACGCTATTCAAGGTGGTCGATTCAGCATTGAAGAATTCATGAATGTTGTAGAAAATTCCGGAGGAACTCTTGATGCAACCTGGGGAGCAATGCAAGATGGGCCAGACAAAGTTAAGGCATCTATTAATGAATTGAAAATTGTCGGGTCTGATTTGGCAGATACTGCCTTATCATCGTTAGCACCAATCATCGATGATTTTTGCAGTAGCATTAAATCTTTAAAAGAATGGTTTGATGGGCTTTCAGAGTCACAGAAGGAGATGATTTTAAAAATAGCCTTGTTTATAGCAGCAATAGGACCAGTAATCATGATTGTAGGACAGATTTGTGGCGGAGCATCAAAGATTCTGCTATTAATGTCGCAGCTCCCCGGAATGCTTTTAAAAGTACAATCTGCAATTTCGGTTGCAAAAGGTGCATTTGCTGCATTTAATGGTGTGCTTATGGCAAACCCTATCATTTTAATTATTGCAGCCATCGCAGCATTAGTTGCAGGATTTATTTATTTATGGAACAACTGCGAAGGATTCCGGCAGTTCTGGATAAATTTATGGGAAATAGTTTCCTCCTGGTTTGCCGAAAAAATCGAAAAACTCAAAGAAGGGTTCGAAGTCATTCACGGATTTTTTAACGATTTACCTGGAAATATCGAGGGTGGAATCGAATCTTTTAAAGAAAAAGTTGCATCTGGTGTAGAAAATGTGAAAGAGAATATAGAGGGGAAATTCACTGAAACTTACAACAACGTCGATTCTATCACAAATGGCGGATTATCCGCAGCACTTTCATCCGCAAAGCAAAATCTTTCAAATATGAAATCTGCATACGACGAGGCAGGTGGAGGCATGAAGGGAATCATGGCAGGAGCAATTGAAGGTATTAAGGGTTCTTTTCAAACCGGTTTTACATTCGTTGACACTTTTTCAGGTGGAAAGCTTAGCAATATGGTTTCAAATGTGTCAGGGAAGATGGATGAGGCACACGAAGCTTGCCGCAATGCAATTGAACGTATAAAAAAAATTTTCGATTTCGACTGGCATTTTCCAAAACTCAAGCTGCCACATTTCAGTGCCACAGGTTCGTTTAGTTTAAATCCACTGAAAGTGCCAACGATTGATGTCGACTGGTATGCGAACGGAGGTATCTTGAACAAACCGACTATATTTGGTGCAAATGGCAATTCACTTTTAGGTGGTGGAGAGGCCGGCAAGGAAGTTGTCGCACCATTAACAGACTTGAAAGCCTACATGCGTGAAGTGAATGCGCAATCAAATGTCGAGCTTATACAGGCTCTTAAAGATGGACTTGGGGATGTATTTTACAATGCATTTATAAAAGCCCTAAGAACTGTAAATCCATCCGTAGTCCTTGATGACGAAAAAGTCGGTGAATTTGTCCTTGACCTTTTAAGAAAAGAGGTATTTACATAGTGTTTATTTTCAATGGGAAAAGCAGTGATTCGATGGGTGTCGTTTTAAACGACGAGCTCATTTTTCCAAAATCTGCGATAAATCATGAGAGTGTGGAGATTGATGGAATGGACGGTTCCATCATGACGCCGCTCAATCGAAAAAATATAGAAATGACAGTGAAAGCGACACTTCTTCGGAAGAACAATTTTGACAATGTGAAGGCTTGGCTGGATGGCGAGGGAATCTTTGAGTATGAGGGAAGATACAGAAAGGCTTATATTTTTTCTGACATTGATTTTGAGCGTCACGGTCCATTTAAATATCAATTTGAAATCACGTTCATTTTTGAACCATATTGGCACAGGAAAGATGCTTACATGCAAGTCACAGACACCGTTTTAAATGCCGGAAATGTTGAATCAAAACCATTGATAAAGCTTGTCGGCACGGGAACTGTTGATTTGACTGTTAATGATGTGCGATTTGCTGTCACATTTGATTCTGACGGTGAGATTGAAATTGACTGTGAGAAGATGGAAGAGACAAAGCCGAAGTGTATTTACATTGGGTTTGAATACCCGACACTCCATCCAGGAGTGAATAGCATTACTTTTCACAGTGGAAAGGCAAAAGTCTTTATAAAGAAGAAAGACAGGTGGATTTGATGATTAAAATTTTTGATTCCACAGAAAAAGAATTCAGGACAAACGGTCTCGGTACAATTAGACCGTTGAGCTGTGTTGAGACCAAGAAAATCTCTCTGAACGGATGGTCGGTCAGCATAGAAGTTTCAACGGAATATGCAGATTTAATCGTGAAAGACAGAATCGTGCTTGTTGAGACAAAAGAAAAAGGACCGCAGCCATTTCGTATCGGAGATCCGGAAAAGAAAGACAGGAAAATTTCGTTTACAGCAAATCATGTCTTGTTTGATGCAGAGCGTTACATGCTTGCCGATGTCAGACCTACTGACTTGGGACCTGTCGCATTCGTTCAGTGGTGTAACGACAGGACAGACATAAAAAGCCCTTTTAAAATCAGTGGAACAGCAAAAGGAGTTGCAACTCGTTACTTCATTCGAAAGAATCTTTTAGAAGCTTTTGAAGGAGCGCAGGAAGAATTTGACATTCTATTTGATGTAGAGGGGTTTAATATCAGAGTTTTGTCACCTGAAAAGGTTGGTGGAGACAATGGATTCTCTATTGTATATGGAAAAAATTCGCAGGGCGTCAAAGTGGTTGAATCCTGGTCGGAAGTCTGTACGAAAATCCTTCCGGTTGGAAGTAACGAGTTGCTTCTCCCAGAACTATACTTGACGTCAGATATTTCGTATCCGATTCCATACACCAGGACGGTATCGTTTGATGTGCCGGAGCAGGACGAAAATGATAACGAGTATACGTTGGAACAGAGGCAGGAGACATTGAGAAC
This genomic window from Roseburia sp. 831b contains:
- a CDS encoding phage tail tape measure protein, with product MADDGMKRVGLVFKTDGTVDFKKSLSDVNNSINENRTAFKLAQSEWDKNTSALKKMQDRQEYLTNQTDSYSEKVRQLNEILAAQESAENKDEAAISKTKQALNSAQASLNYYQKGLEEVTKQINSGAAQLEEYSKKLDKVSEVSKKVGGTLSKTLTAGITATAAAAGAAWVELDNAYDGIAAGTGAVGDALNDLQDSFDNVYGNFPESAANVSTSIADINTRFGFTGQTLEDCSKKFLEFSQVNNTDVSSAIQNVSRYMGDAGIKSSEYSSVLDSLTAASQGSGIAIDNLTELLTKYGAPMRALGFETQESIAMFSQWEKAGVNTEIAFSGMKKAISNWSAAGKDAKVEFKNTLDEIAKCPDIASATTLAIETFGAKAGPDLADAIQGGRFSIEEFMNVVENSGGTLDATWGAMQDGPDKVKASINELKIVGSDLADTALSSLAPIIDDFCSSIKSLKEWFDGLSESQKEMILKIALFIAAIGPVIMIVGQICGGASKILLLMSQLPGMLLKVQSAISVAKGAFAAFNGVLMANPIILIIAAIAALVAGFIYLWNNCEGFRQFWINLWEIVSSWFAEKIEKLKEGFEVIHGFFNDLPGNIEGGIESFKEKVASGVENVKENIEGKFTETYNNVDSITNGGLSAALSSAKQNLSNMKSAYDEAGGGMKGIMAGAIEGIKGSFQTGFTFVDTFSGGKLSNMVSNVSGKMDEAHEACRNAIERIKKIFDFDWHFPKLKLPHFSATGSFSLNPLKVPTIDVDWYANGGILNKPTIFGANGNSLLGGGEAGKEVVAPLTDLKAYMREVNAQSNVELIQALKDGLGDVFYNAFIKALRTVNPSVVLDDEKVGEFVLDLLRKEVFT
- a CDS encoding phage tail domain-containing protein, producing MFIFNGKSSDSMGVVLNDELIFPKSAINHESVEIDGMDGSIMTPLNRKNIEMTVKATLLRKNNFDNVKAWLDGEGIFEYEGRYRKAYIFSDIDFERHGPFKYQFEITFIFEPYWHRKDAYMQVTDTVLNAGNVESKPLIKLVGTGTVDLTVNDVRFAVTFDSDGEIEIDCEKMEETKPKCIYIGFEYPTLHPGVNSITFHSGKAKVFIKKKDRWI